One genomic window of Streptomyces sp. WP-1 includes the following:
- a CDS encoding NAD(P)/FAD-dependent oxidoreductase — translation MSNPTPRIAIVGAGLGGLLCAVVLRRHGIRATVFERDAGAGHRGQGGSLDLHEDTGQAALRTAGVYDAFLDLSRPEGQEMREYDHAGTLVAHEDGTGEPARPEIDRAVLRDLLLDGLGADGVRWGTPVRRVGLVAGGRARLVLGDGAVEDYDLVVGADGAWSRVRAVVSGAVPFYTGSTLVETWFTDVDRRYPVLAGMVGNGMMLATEASDPTRLLIGQRGGDGSVRVWIGLRCPLDWAERVGVDLADTEAVRVHFLAVFAGWHEDLLRVLRESEGPFVSRPVYRLPCPHTWQHTAGVTLLGDAAHLMPPAGQGANLALIDAADLATAVAGAVAEGSGLDAAVRGYERIMHPRGAAAAEESVRALEQ, via the coding sequence ATGTCGAATCCCACCCCTCGTATCGCGATCGTCGGCGCAGGTTTGGGCGGTCTGTTGTGTGCTGTGGTGCTGCGTCGTCACGGCATCCGTGCCACCGTGTTCGAGCGTGATGCCGGTGCTGGCCATCGTGGTCAGGGCGGGAGCCTGGATCTGCATGAGGACACCGGGCAGGCGGCTTTGCGTACTGCGGGTGTGTACGACGCTTTTCTGGACCTGTCCCGTCCCGAGGGGCAGGAGATGCGCGAGTACGATCATGCGGGCACTCTGGTCGCCCACGAGGACGGTACGGGGGAGCCGGCGCGTCCGGAGATCGACCGGGCGGTCCTGCGTGATCTGCTGCTCGATGGCCTTGGGGCGGACGGTGTGCGGTGGGGTACTCCGGTCCGGCGGGTGGGGCTGGTTGCCGGTGGGCGGGCGCGGCTTGTGCTCGGTGACGGGGCCGTGGAGGACTATGACCTTGTCGTCGGGGCTGATGGTGCGTGGTCGAGGGTGCGTGCTGTCGTGTCCGGGGCTGTTCCGTTCTATACGGGCAGTACTTTGGTCGAGACCTGGTTCACCGATGTGGACAGGCGGTATCCGGTGTTGGCCGGGATGGTCGGCAACGGCATGATGCTCGCCACCGAGGCAAGTGATCCCACCCGTCTGCTTATCGGTCAGCGGGGTGGTGACGGGAGTGTCCGTGTCTGGATCGGTCTCAGGTGCCCGCTGGACTGGGCTGAGCGGGTGGGTGTCGATCTGGCGGACACCGAGGCCGTTCGTGTTCATTTCCTGGCGGTGTTCGCGGGCTGGCACGAGGATCTGCTCCGTGTGCTGCGTGAGAGTGAGGGGCCGTTCGTGAGCCGGCCCGTCTACCGTCTGCCCTGTCCCCACACCTGGCAGCACACTGCGGGTGTCACTCTGCTCGGTGATGCGGCCCATCTCATGCCTCCGGCGGGTCAGGGCGCGAACCTCGCTCTCATCGACGCGGCCGATCTCGCCACGGCTGTCGCCGGTGCGGTGGCGGAAGGCTCCGGTCTCGACGCGGCGGTGCGGGGTTACGAGCGGATCATGCATCCGCGCGGAGCGGCCGCTGCCGAGGAGTCCGTTCGCGCTCTGGAGCAGTGA
- a CDS encoding TetR/AcrR family transcriptional regulator, protein MGTNDQLGGRRERKKAQTRKLIADTALRLFLERGYDNVGVREVAQEADLATATLFAHFPSKEALVFDQDDEQEQMLLAAVRERPSGVSIPEALRRWLLRMAETARTEPALVQFHALIESAPALRDYSAKMWLRHEQALADVIAAEIGLHSPDTACGLVARTALGIIPSIRSLDDAEQIIDVTFRFIEAGWAATAQPAST, encoded by the coding sequence ATGGGGACGAACGACCAGCTCGGCGGCCGTCGCGAGCGCAAGAAGGCACAGACCCGCAAGCTGATCGCGGACACGGCCCTGCGGCTGTTCCTCGAACGCGGCTACGACAACGTCGGCGTACGCGAGGTCGCCCAGGAGGCAGACCTCGCCACCGCGACCCTGTTCGCCCACTTCCCGTCCAAAGAAGCCCTCGTCTTCGACCAGGACGACGAGCAGGAGCAGATGCTCCTCGCCGCCGTCCGCGAGCGCCCCAGCGGCGTCTCCATCCCCGAGGCGCTGCGCCGCTGGCTCCTGCGGATGGCCGAAACAGCGCGCACGGAACCCGCACTGGTCCAGTTCCACGCGCTGATCGAGAGCGCCCCCGCCCTGCGGGACTACTCGGCCAAGATGTGGCTGCGCCACGAACAGGCCCTCGCCGACGTCATCGCCGCCGAGATCGGCCTGCACTCCCCCGACACCGCGTGCGGCCTCGTCGCCCGCACCGCCCTGGGAATCATCCCCTCCATCCGCTCACTCGACGACGCCGAACAGATCATCGACGTCACATTCCGGTTCATCGAAGCCGGCTGGGCGGCAACCGCCCAGCCCGCCTCCACATAG
- a CDS encoding MFS transporter: MQDTLELALARGSRTSPPRRASAAVVVCLTLLDSPGTTVVFPALPFVTFEYVHEGSPALWVGVLEWVNAHCAFLVALPLGALSGRLGRRPMLVSGAFGAAAGCALLCVGGALWVLVAARAVQGRAAGDMPAVFARVADITPARDRTKCYGLLGAVPGRSRHGDRPRDRLRPVRDQPGRAGLHDRADRRPVLLLRRQPLRARRGRRRLGPGSVSTHPNSWPWLPCCSSLVRVP, translated from the coding sequence GTGCAGGACACGCTCGAACTCGCCCTCGCCAGGGGCTCTCGCACGTCTCCTCCGCGCCGGGCGTCGGCGGCGGTGGTCGTCTGTCTGACGCTGCTGGACTCGCCCGGGACGACCGTGGTGTTCCCGGCCCTGCCGTTCGTCACATTCGAGTACGTCCACGAGGGCTCACCGGCCTTGTGGGTCGGTGTGCTGGAGTGGGTGAACGCGCACTGCGCCTTCCTGGTGGCGCTGCCGCTCGGCGCTCTGTCCGGCCGGCTCGGGCGGCGCCCGATGCTGGTCAGCGGCGCGTTCGGTGCCGCAGCCGGCTGCGCGCTGCTCTGTGTCGGCGGCGCGCTGTGGGTCCTGGTCGCCGCGCGGGCGGTGCAGGGTCGCGCGGCGGGCGACATGCCGGCGGTCTTCGCCCGCGTCGCTGACATCACCCCGGCCAGGGACCGCACCAAGTGCTACGGCCTGCTCGGTGCGGTCCCTGGCCGGAGTCGGCATGGCGATCGGCCCCGCGATCGGCTGCGTCCTGTCCGGGATCAGCCTGGACGCGCCGGTCTGCACGACCGCGCTGATCGCCGTCCCGTTCTGCTTCTACGTCGACAACCTCTGCGTGCTCGGCGAGGACGGCGTCGGCTGGGTCCCGGCTCTGTCTCGACGCACCCCAACTCCTGGCCGTGGCTGCCTTGTTGTTCGTCTCTGGTCAGGGTGCCGTGA
- a CDS encoding DUF4232 domain-containing protein produces the protein MKHKLTALALAAVAVAGTAAAAVPASAVPAAPTRCHTADLKAGFATGGDATPEMGQTEKQTQAFIWFTNKSNHACTLTGFAGVDMVGAQKTDGTWSLVRSAKKPPKMTLQQGSTVDFSITLLPVAKSTAQKEKFVPAKFLVTPPDETTHFTLDWPFGGQILKQDGATHPGTYINPVGL, from the coding sequence ATGAAGCACAAGCTGACCGCCCTGGCCCTGGCAGCCGTCGCCGTCGCCGGCACCGCCGCTGCCGCCGTCCCCGCCTCCGCCGTCCCCGCCGCGCCGACGCGCTGCCACACCGCCGACCTGAAGGCCGGGTTCGCCACGGGGGGCGACGCCACGCCGGAAATGGGACAGACCGAGAAGCAGACGCAGGCGTTCATCTGGTTCACCAACAAGAGCAACCACGCCTGTACCCTGACCGGCTTCGCAGGCGTCGACATGGTCGGGGCCCAGAAGACCGACGGCACATGGTCCCTCGTGCGCTCCGCCAAGAAGCCCCCGAAGATGACCCTCCAGCAGGGCAGCACGGTCGACTTCAGCATCACGCTGCTCCCCGTCGCCAAGTCCACCGCGCAGAAGGAGAAGTTCGTCCCGGCGAAGTTCCTCGTCACCCCGCCCGACGAGACGACGCACTTCACCCTGGACTGGCCGTTCGGCGGCCAGATCCTCAAGCAGGACGGCGCCACCCACCCCGGCACCTACATCAACCCCGTCGGACTCTGA